One genomic segment of Hordeum vulgare subsp. vulgare chromosome 2H, MorexV3_pseudomolecules_assembly, whole genome shotgun sequence includes these proteins:
- the LOC123430075 gene encoding probable inositol transporter 2, producing the protein MEGGAHGFDGSAFRECFSLSWRNPYILRLAFSAGIGGLLFGYDTGVISGALLYIRDDFRSVDKNTWLQEMIVSMAVAGAIIGAAVGGWANDRFGRRTSILVADLLFFAGAVVMASATGPVQLVVGRVFVGLGVGMASMTAPLYISEASPARIRGALVSTNGFLITGGQFLSYLINLAFTKAPGTWRWMLGVAGLPAVVQFVLMLFLPESPRWLYRKGRVEEAEAILRKIYTAEEEVEREMQELKESVEAEARERGSSEKVSLTALVKTATVRRALVAGVGLQVFQQLVGINTVMYYSPSIVQLAGFASNQTALALSLVTSGLNALGSIVSIYFIDRTGRRKLLVISLVGVIASLALLSAVFHETTSHSPAVGSAETGHFDGSLTCPDYRTTSSSGWEWDCTRCLKASSTECGFCASGAGSKLLPGACLLSNATVRDACHGEGRLWYTRGCPSRYGWLAMVGLALYISFFSPGMGTVPWIVNSEIYPLRHRGVCGGVAATANWVSNLVVAQSFLSLTEAIGPAWTFLIFGVLSVAALAFVLVCVPETKGLPIEEVEKMLEKRELRLKFWAPRGRGSKNDGV; encoded by the exons ATGGAGGGCGGCGCTCACGGGTTCGACGGCTCGGCCTTCAGGGAGTGCTTCTCCCTCTCCTGGCGGAACCCCTACATCCTCCGCCTCGCCTTCTCCGCCGGCATCGGCGGCCTCCTCTTCGGCTACGACACGGGTGTCATTTCAGGGGCACTGCTTTACATCCGCGACGATTTCCGCTCGGTCGACAAGAACACATGGCTTCAG GAAATGATCGTGAGCATGGCGGTGGCCGGCGCCATCATTGGCGCGGCGGTCGGCGGCTGGGCCAACGACCGGTTCGGGCGGCGAACGTCCATCCTCGTGGCCGACTTGCTCTTTTTTGCGGGCGCGGTGGTCATGGCTTCGGCGACGGGCCCAGTGCAGCTCGTGGTCGGCCGCGTCTTCGTCGGCCTAGGCGTCGGCATGGCATCCATGACGGCGCCGCTTTACATCTCcgaggcgtcgccggcgaggatcAGGGGCGCGCTTGTGAGTACCAACGGCTTCCTCATCACCGGCGGCCAGTTCTTGTCCTACCTTATCAACCTCGCATTCACCAAGGCGCCGGGGACGTGGAGGTGGATGCTCGGAGTCGCCGGCCTCCCTGCCGTGGTCCAGTTCGTCCTCATGCTATTCCTCCCCGAATCACCAAGATGGCTTTACAGAAAG GGGAGGGTGGAGGAAGCAGAGGCGATCCTGCGTAAGATATACACGgccgaggaggaggtggagagggagatGCAGGAGTTGAAGGAGTCGGTGGAAGCGGAGGCGCGGGAGCGGGGCTCGTCGGAGAAGGTAAGCCTGACGGCGCTGGTGAAGACGGCAACTGTGCGGCGGGCGCTGGTTGCCGGCGTCGGGCTGCAGGTGTTCCAGCAGCTCGTGGGTATCAACACCGTGATGTACTACAGCCCGAGCATCGTGCAGCTCGCCGGGTTCGCCTCCAACCAAACGGCGCTCGCGCTCTCGCTGGTCACCTCCGGCCTCAACGCGCTCGGCTCCATCGTTAGCATCTACTTCATCGACCGCACCGGCCGGAGGAAGCTGCTGGTGATAAGCCTCGTCGGCGTCATCGCGTCGCTTGCCCTGCTCTCCGCGGTGTTCCACGAGACCACCTCACACTCGCCCGCCGTCGGCAGCGCTGAGACCGGCCACTTCGATGGCTCGCTCACATGCCCGGACTACCGGACGACGAGCAGCTCCGGCTGGGAGTGGGACTGCACCCGGTGCCTCAAGGCCAGCTCGACGGAGTGCGGCTTCTGCGCGTCCGGCGCCGGCAGCAAGCTGCTCCCGGGCGCGTGCCTGCTGTCGAACGCGACGGTGCGCGACGCGTGCCACGGCGAGGGGCGTCTCTGGTACACGCGCGGCTGCCCGAGCCGATACGGTTGGCTGGCCATGGTCGGGCTAGCTCTGTACATCTCCTTCTTCTCGCCGGGGATGGGCACGGTGCCCTGGATCGTCAACTCGGAGATCTACCCGCTGCGGCACCGCGGTGTGTGCGGTGGCGTGGCGGCCACCGCGAACTGGGTGTCCAACCTGGTAGTGGCGCAGTCCTTCCTGTCGCTGACGGAGGCCATCGGTCCCGCGTGGACATTCCTCATCTTCGGTGTCCTGTCCGTGGCAGCGCTCGCGTTCGTGCTCGTCTGCGTGCCGGAGACCAAGGGACTCCCCatcgaggaggtggagaagatgctgGAGAAGCGGGAGCTCAGGCTCAAGTTCTGGGCACCGCGCGGCCGCGGCAGCAAGAACGACGGTGTGTGA